The genomic window AAAATCCGCTAACCAAATTAAATATTGCCATTCGTCATCCAATCATAATTACCTtcgaaaataaaattaaaaggtcacatacatacatatacaCACACATATACACAGAAAAGTGTACTAATATTCATTCATAATTTTTAATCAAATAGACAAGAAAAAAGGGCTACTTTGTAACAATAATAGCATATGCTTCCAAAAGGTTTAAAGAgtaaaacaaataataaaccaCCATCACTCACTTTAatgtcatcatcaccaaAGAAATCACCATCTTCAGCaacaaataaagaaaaatctaTATCTTCAACTCTTTCCCAAAATTCGTTATCAGTTTCATTATCTACTGTTGCCACCGATGAACTTGAAATATTgtctaataatgataacagAGCAGATAGTAAATCAATCGTTACTTCATCGACCGTaattactaataataataacatgaATGCTAGagttaataaaaaaatgaaggaATTACCTGAAAACTTGAGATTAAATGGGAAAACACCAAGTGGGAAGGTTAGATTATTCGTTTGTGAAATTTGTACAAGAGCATTTGCAAGACAAGAACATTTAGTTAGACATGAAAGATCACATACTAAAGAAAAACCTTACAATTGTGGGATTTGTAGTAAAAAATTCACGAGAAGAGACCTTTTAATTAGACATGCTCAAAAAGTTCATAATGGGAACGTTGTTGATACAGTGGCTGCGTTGAAGGCACCTTTATCATCAACTGCTTCAGCCTCTACATCAAGAAGGAAATCTTCCATCAgtaataagaaaacaaagtCAAATCGGAAAATCTTAAAGAGAAGGGCATCGTTTAGTGCACAATCAGCAAAAAATTATGCAAATGCggaattgaaaaatttcgaTATTAGAAattctattgaaaaaatagCTTTTTCAACTCCAGAATTATTGCCGATTGACTTTAGAATTAATGATCCATTTCTCTCAAATGATAATCTCAATTTgaacattaataataatgataatgataacaacTCCAATTTAAATGTTAATCCATTTATCTCTAATCATTTTCAAGGAGATTTCTTAAACAGTATTAATTACGCCAACAAtaaaactaataataataatattcatcattcaaCAACGGCTAATATTCCAATCGAATTTTCGTTATTGGACTCAACCAATTGGGTCaatgattataataataataatatcccATCTACTTCAGCATCAGATGAAAGAACAAGTCCATTAGAGAAAATacatgaagaaaatgaagaggCTCAACCAGATATACAACAGCATACACAACAGCTTGTTGTACCATACCAACCTTTGAACCTCCGTACAACTTCGTCTTTGACTttagaagataataatgataaaatagAAGTGAAATCcttattttctaataatacaaaagatataattgatgaaatcaATCAAAGAGCTAACAAACTGAACAATAAGTTAGatgaaaattcaaatctcGATTCtacttcaaatattttcactCCACCTTCCATTTCTCCATTTGactttgataaattatcttCCTTGGGAGATTTATTTCCATCTCAAATAAATGAGGAAGATCCTTTCAATTTACAAAATCCAACTTTTGTAGATCTCTTCCAAAcagatttttcattaattggCAATGATATCGGCATCGAAAATcgattttcaaatttaaatcaaCAAATTCCAACCCcattagataaaataacCACAAGTGGGAACCCATATTTCCATGATTTATTTAGTAATAACCATAGTAATATTGGTAATAGTGACTCTAGCACTAATATCCATAACAACATTACAAATGATGGTTATTCTAGTTCTGAAGCTTTACTTCAAACAAACTATATTGATCCACGTCTTCaacttaataataataagtcATCAATGTCGTCGTCATCTACAACAAATGCTGATGGATTTTatgatagtaataataatcccACTTTACCAGCTCCAGTACCAATCCTTTTCACATCGAAGTTATACAATATGTGTACAATTGTACTaaattatttcaataaGAATAAATCTAATAACTCTCAGCATAGTACGGTGCCAACAACTGTAATCTTACCTGATTgtgatgaattgaatgacTTACTGATTTATTTCGAAAAACATTTCCTATCTCATTATCCATTCATCcataaagatatttttaacTTCGATTTCTTATCATTAACTAAATACGTTTACGAaatagatgatgatttaataattgaacaaaaattaaatgagGGGAATGAAATGTTGAAATTCGCAAGTTTAGTTTGTTTACCATTATTCATGTGTACTTTTGGTTCCACTTTTAAACATGGTGGCAGCAATCCTAAGACTAAAGAACTTTATGAGGCAAGTAGAAGAGTCCTTAGTGTTTATTTAGAAGTCAAAAaggaaaatcaaaataatcataataatatcaacaaaaaTAACGAtagttcttcttcatcatctacCGCTGCTCCTAATAACAATACAGAGAATCCAACTCAACATATTTGGTTGATCCAATCTTTAACTTTATCCATCATGTTTGCATTTACTGCTGATTATTCACATAAAATTGATActgaattattgaaaagacaATTGTCAGCAATTTGTTCTATTATAAGAACAAATTTCCTAAgagaaatatcaatatcacTAACTAAGAATCATGACGAATTAATATTCAGTTCAGCTTTTGAATATGTTATGTTTGAATCCAAAATAAGATGTACTGTAATGATTTATAAGTTTTGTCAATTCttagaaatttttttcaatttccattccaaattattcattaaacAAAATGATATTCAATCTATTTGTATTccagatgatgaaatcaTTTGGAATATGTCACCACTTTTACTTACAATGAAAGATCCAACTTTGAGAATAAAGGACAGGAAACAGCATCCTGTTACTTTCCAACAATTTTATAACagttttgttttcaatgataCTGGATTGAATATGATTCCTGAATTTTTAGCCACAGCAATGTTATTTTATGAGTACTCATCTAATAAAAACTCATCAAATTTCCATATCTTTTTGACTAAAATTGATACCAAGAAACTAGAAATTAATATAGCACAACCTttggtttcaaattctCCTAATTTTGATTCCAATAGCGATGACAATAATTTCAGTCGCCTTCcttatttcaaaatatcacCTTCCaagataatgaaacaagATGCTACTGTAGttaaaaattgtttaatgactatctatttctttaatggtATTGATCAAAGATTCAGTTCTAAGATTTGGGAAAATCAAATCCCATTgatattcaatgaatttttaagttcaagaaataataatttgttgACTAAAGGTTCTTACAGTTTATTGACTAATTTCTTAATCTCCTTAAATTGTTCCATccaaaatatatcaaagCTAATATCATTCGATAAATCAACGGATAAAATTGTCTTCAATACATCTAAATTTTCACTTTTCAACATTCAAGgctattattataatttcctaagtatcattaaattcttattagattttgaagaaacaCCAAATTTCAAGTTATTGTGCATCTTTACTGAATTGAACAAATTAgcaaataaaattttcatcCCTGAATTTTTAAACATTTGTCCacaattttttgaaaaatttgacgatattaataaattgaaatcagaAGCCAACTCAGCTACAAGACTCTCGTCAATTAATATCgagaaattggaaaagtTAATTGATAATGTCTTAGtatattcatttaatgatacATCATATTTGAACATGTCAGAACAAACGACcaatgaatttttatttggtGTTGATCATTCCAACctcaatttcaatacaactgttgataatgatgatgataacaatATTACTAGGAATAAAAtccataataataataaacgCACGATGGGTCAATCGTCAGCTACACAATCATCAGTGGATTTGGTTTCACTTCAAAGAAAACACGCTGATAATAGCATGGATATGGGCAATCATTTccataatattaataagaaTCATTGTGTTAATAAACAgacatttgaaaaaagatatcATCTTTCTActaaatatattgttattgCGAAGAGTTTCTTCACTTTCGTTAATGAATCCTACGTTCAATGGCATttcattgataaaattataaatgattttaaagaattggaaagattaCTAAGTTTCGAACTTAATGAACGATCATTAtctaaattaaaattagaagCATTCAACTAAGAAATAGAGGAAAAGTTTTGtgttcatcatcaattttaCCTCTTTTATTATGCTCATTccaacaataaaaaaaaaaaaaagtgaaaaacatctttatttcttctatGAAACTAAATTATACCTCTTTCCCTGTATTATACAAGCACACACAgataatattctttaattcgtatacatatatatatatatatatataaaattcataaaataaaacaCATTAACATTTTAAAATTGTCCttttataaaattatatactGTCGTTGTAATCTATCCTATTTCTTATATACGTTAAATAAATCTAATAATCTTCATCCTCGAAACCTGTTGATTCATTAACAATAGTTTGAATAAGCCATTCTTTCCCTTCTACATGAAACGTAACGGGACTTCCACCGAATTTCTCGGATATGTCTTTTCTTGCTTCATCCAGTAAACTACTACTTATTTTCCCCGTGTCATCACTCATGTATACTAATATCTTATAATTCTCAAGCATACATacatcaaataatttctccaaaataattaataaaggTTTAGAATAATCTTCACTCATTACATCCATGTCACTTTCGTAGAACTTATTGATCCCTAAACATTCGAATAGAAATTTGAGAAAGTCATCCAATTGAGAATAAccataaaataaaacaatatagCCTGACattttattctttaaatgaCTTACCTGATTTTGCAAAGTTGAACCCTCAAGTAATTTACTGTAAAATGAATGTATGTTGTACGATTTAATGATACCAGTCTTCATAATACGATCTAGACCTAATCGGAAACTTTCACCCGCAGGTAAAAGAAATTCATAAATCGAGTTTAAAAGgagtttattatttttgagACATTTATGGATGAATTTCCAGTGTAGAATGGGCCAACCAAGCGCTAAGGTCTCTAAGTATTTTAGACTTCTCAAATGGCGTTTAGCTAAAAGGCAGGCAAATTTATAATCCTTGAATGGACTGTTTGGATTCCACTCGAGATGCATTTGACTTTCTCTTAggattatattttcatcttcacctAATGGCATTGTGGATGCGACAGTGGGGTTATCAAATAAACTAGCAAAGCCAAGTTCTATAACTTTACCACCATTAGATTCTATAAGATGACAAAGTTCTgctttattatcatatatGTTCGAGAGAACAAAAAGACACTTATCAAAGATTTTGGTACCTGAGTTTTTCGATTTTAAAGAAACTGGTATGAGCGGTAGTTCTACGTCAAGACTTGTTCCTGTGGGTTTCTTTATTGGTGTTATTGTCGGCTCCTTTATAATGGCTTCGATATCTGATTCTTCGTTTGTAGCTCTCCTGGTAGTTTTTCTAGGagaattaatgaaaatgctCTTTCTTCCTCGTATAGGATGTTCCAAATCTTTATGAGCTTTCCCCTTGGTACTAATTCCATCCTCTAAGATAATTTTGGGTCTCTTGGCCCACTCATCTAAATCAATCGTTATGACAGAAAGAGGTTTAATAAATGTCCGTTTACCTAAACCTCCAGATACTGTCTTCTTTCGCATATAAACAGTATCATAACCACGGACACATCTGATAATATTCGGATCATGTGATTCACAGTTCAATCCAGTGACTACATACTTATTGCCATTCCAATTCACAGTGTCACCAATCCTAATATCTAAGTAGTAAACATCTTCACGTttactttcttctttaccAGTATAAAACAATACCCAACATCTATCTTTCGAAATCTCTTTTGGCAAAAGAATACCTGgataaaattgataatttaatgTATATTGAGACCAAATTGCGTTTTCGAATTGTATATCATTTCTCGATAGATATTGAGTATCTTCATTTCGTAACTCAGTTGGAAAATTATAAGTACGTTCGTTTTCATCTGAATCcttggtattattatcttgcGTTACAACTTCTTGCTCTTGATCTTTCGTATCGTCCTTATTTGTAACAGATTCcttctcttcttctctCATAAAATCTGTTCCACGTATCAGTCGTTTCTTTGGAGATGGCATGCTACTTCGATGTTCCTCACCTTTCGAAATTTCTACCGTTT from Naumovozyma dairenensis CBS 421 chromosome 3, complete genome includes these protein-coding regions:
- the ADR1 gene encoding DNA-binding transcription factor ADR1 (similar to Saccharomyces cerevisiae ADR1 (YDR216W); ancestral locus Anc_8.425), translated to MLPKGLKSKTNNKPPSLTLMSSSPKKSPSSATNKEKSISSTLSQNSLSVSLSTVATDELEILSNNDNRADSKSIVTSSTVITNNNNMNARVNKKMKELPENLRLNGKTPSGKVRLFVCEICTRAFARQEHLVRHERSHTKEKPYNCGICSKKFTRRDLLIRHAQKVHNGNVVDTVAALKAPLSSTASASTSRRKSSISNKKTKSNRKILKRRASFSAQSAKNYANAELKNFDIRNSIEKIAFSTPELLPIDFRINDPFLSNDNLNLNINNNDNDNNSNLNVNPFISNHFQGDFLNSINYANNKTNNNNIHHSTTANIPIEFSLLDSTNWVNDYNNNNIPSTSASDERTSPLEKIHEENEEAQPDIQQHTQQLVVPYQPLNLRTTSSLTLEDNNDKIEVKSLFSNNTKDIIDEINQRANKLNNKLDENSNLDSTSNIFTPPSISPFDFDKLSSLGDLFPSQINEEDPFNLQNPTFVDLFQTDFSLIGNDIGIENRFSNLNQQIPTPLDKITTSGNPYFHDLFSNNHSNIGNSDSSTNIHNNITNDGYSSSEALLQTNYIDPRLQLNNNKSSMSSSSTTNADGFYDSNNNPTLPAPVPILFTSKLYNMCTIVLNYFNKNKSNNSQHSTVPTTVILPDCDELNDLLIYFEKHFLSHYPFIHKDIFNFDFLSLTKYVYEIDDDLIIEQKLNEGNEMLKFASLVCLPLFMCTFGSTFKHGGSNPKTKELYEASRRVLSVYLEVKKENQNNHNNINKNNDSSSSSSTAAPNNNTENPTQHIWLIQSLTLSIMFAFTADYSHKIDTELLKRQLSAICSIIRTNFLREISISLTKNHDELIFSSAFEYVMFESKIRCTVMIYKFCQFLEIFFNFHSKLFIKQNDIQSICIPDDEIIWNMSPLLLTMKDPTLRIKDRKQHPVTFQQFYNSFVFNDTGLNMIPEFLATAMLFYEYSSNKNSSNFHIFLTKIDTKKLEINIAQPLVSNSPNFDSNSDDNNFSRLPYFKISPSKIMKQDATVVKNCLMTIYFFNGIDQRFSSKIWENQIPLIFNEFLSSRNNNLLTKGSYSLLTNFLISLNCSIQNISKLISFDKSTDKIVFNTSKFSLFNIQGYYYNFLSIIKFLLDFEETPNFKLLCIFTELNKLANKIFIPEFLNICPQFFEKFDDINKLKSEANSATRLSSINIEKLEKLIDNVLVYSFNDTSYLNMSEQTTNEFLFGVDHSNLNFNTTVDNDDDNNITRNKIHNNNKRTMGQSSATQSSVDLVSLQRKHADNSMDMGNHFHNINKNHCVNKQTFEKRYHLSTKYIVIAKSFFTFVNESYVQWHFIDKIINDFKELERLLSFELNERSLSKLKLEAFN